The nucleotide sequence GACGTTTGACGGGGACTGTCCGGACTCCCCGCTTAGGCGGTGCGACGGAGACCGGCGCGACAGGTTGCACGGTCCTGGGCCGACGCCTCGAAGAACGGACTTGAGTCCGGCGCCCAGCCCGGTATCCTGCCTCCGTGATCTTGGTCGTCGGCGGCGCGGGCTTCATCGGCTCGCACATGTGCAAGGCGCTGGAGGCCGCCGGCGAGCCGTTCTTCGTCCTGGACAACCTGGAACGCGGCCATGAAGCCGCCCTGCGGGGCGCCCGGCTCGTCCGGTGCGACCTTCGCGACCGGGACGCGGTGGCCGAGGTTTTCCGTCAGAACGACATCGAAGCCGTGATCCATTTCGCGGCCTACATCGAGGTCGGCGAGAGCGTTTCCGAGCCTGCCAGGTTCTACGAGAACAACGTCGTCGGCACCTGGAACCTGTTGGAAGCGATGCGCTCGACGGGCGTCGGCCGCCTTGTCTTCAGTTCGACCGCCGCCGTCTACGGGGAACCGGACGAAGTCCCGATCCCGGAATCCCACCCGAAGAGACCGACCAACCCCTATGGGGAGACGAAGCTCGCGGTCGAGGGGATGTTGCGCTGGTACGAAGCGGCCCATGGGATCCGGTCCGTCGCTTTGCGGTACTTCAATGCGGCCGGATCCGA is from Armatimonadota bacterium and encodes:
- the galE gene encoding UDP-glucose 4-epimerase GalE, translating into MCKALEAAGEPFFVLDNLERGHEAALRGARLVRCDLRDRDAVAEVFRQNDIEAVIHFAAYIEVGESVSEPARFYENNVVGTWNLLEAMRSTGVGRLVFSSTAAVYGEPDEVPIPESHPKRPTNPYGETKLAVEGMLRWYEAAHGIRSVALRYFNAAGSDPDGEIGEDHRPETHLIPRILLSVLGRADFKVFGDDYDTPDGTCVRDYVHVCDLCAAHLGALRYLGAGGTTAAFNLGNGVGFSVQEVVDVVAEVTGRRLEPEVAPRRSGDPARLVASSGAARTALGWAPEHGRLDEIVGTAWGWFRSRPSGYGD